The Beijerinckiaceae bacterium RH AL1 genome has a segment encoding these proteins:
- the dapE gene encoding Succinyl-diaminopimelate desuccinylase (ID:RHAL1_04184;~source:Prodigal:2.6): MQPLEIAQALIAKPSITPHDAGALGVLQAILDNAGFETHRVTFSAPGTPDVENLYARLGTGAPHLLFAGHTDVVPPGDAGAWTHGPFDATVSDGKLYGRGAQDMKGGIACFVAAALAYVADHGAPAGSIGLLITGDEEGPAVNGTVKLLEWAHERGERFDHCIVGEPTSREQLGDMIKIGRRGSLNGRVVARGRQGHVAYPARAANPIPALLRVLQALLEPLDGGTSRFDASNLEITTVDVGNPATNVIPAQATAAFNIRFNDTWTDATLVSELRARAAAAAAGADVTLEFMPFNAPAFVTPLSPFTDLVVAAVESAVRRTPVLSTTGGTSDARFIQAYCPVIELGLVGDTMHMVDERVPIADLDGLAAIYRGILERYFAR; the protein is encoded by the coding sequence ATGCAGCCGCTCGAGATCGCCCAAGCCCTGATCGCCAAGCCGTCGATCACGCCGCACGACGCCGGCGCGCTCGGCGTGCTGCAAGCGATCCTCGATAACGCGGGCTTCGAGACGCACCGCGTCACGTTTTCGGCGCCCGGCACGCCCGACGTCGAGAACCTCTATGCCCGGCTCGGCACCGGCGCGCCGCATCTGCTCTTTGCCGGCCACACCGATGTCGTGCCGCCCGGCGACGCCGGCGCCTGGACGCATGGGCCGTTCGACGCGACCGTCTCCGACGGCAAGCTCTACGGCCGCGGCGCGCAGGACATGAAGGGCGGCATCGCCTGCTTCGTCGCCGCCGCGCTGGCCTATGTGGCCGATCATGGCGCGCCGGCCGGCTCGATCGGGCTCCTGATCACCGGCGACGAGGAAGGACCGGCGGTCAACGGCACCGTCAAGCTGCTCGAATGGGCGCATGAGCGGGGCGAGCGCTTCGACCATTGCATCGTTGGCGAGCCGACGAGCCGCGAACAGCTCGGCGACATGATTAAGATCGGTCGGCGCGGTTCGCTCAACGGCCGCGTGGTGGCCCGCGGACGGCAGGGACACGTCGCCTATCCCGCCAGGGCCGCCAACCCCATCCCGGCGCTCCTGCGCGTGCTGCAGGCGCTCCTGGAACCGCTCGACGGGGGCACGTCGCGCTTCGATGCCTCGAACCTCGAGATCACCACCGTAGATGTCGGCAACCCGGCGACCAACGTGATCCCGGCGCAGGCGACGGCAGCTTTCAACATCCGCTTCAACGACACCTGGACCGACGCGACGCTCGTCTCCGAGCTGCGCGCGCGGGCGGCGGCAGCCGCGGCCGGCGCCGATGTCACGCTCGAGTTCATGCCGTTCAACGCTCCGGCCTTCGTGACCCCGCTGTCGCCGTTCACCGATCTCGTCGTCGCGGCGGTCGAGTCGGCGGTTAGACGGACGCCGGTGCTCTCGACGACGGGCGGCACGTCCGACGCGCGCTTCATCCAGGCCTACTGCCCGGTCATCGAGCTCGGGCTTGTCGGCGACACGATGCACATGGTCGACGAGCGCGTGCCCATCGCCGATCTCGACGGCCTTGCCGCGATCTACCGCGGCATCCTGGAGCGCTACTTCGCGCGCTAA
- the hemE gene encoding Uroporphyrinogen decarboxylase (ID:RHAL1_04183;~source:Prodigal:2.6), translating into MPVTTSKTSPRFLRALAGEPVWPPPLWLMRQAGRYLPEYRQIRSQAASFLEFCYSPKATVEATLQPIRRFGFDAAILFSDILVIPDALGQRVSFESGEGPRLTPINDARAVAALREKIDLDHLAPVLETVARLKQDLPRDTPLIGFCGAPWTVASYMIAGKGTPDQAPARLFAYREPALFQRVIDKLVEASIVYLGKQVEAGVDAVQIFDTWAGVLPTGAFERWCVEPIAAIVRGLRAKHPTIPIIVFARGAGPRLVGLETATGANALGIDTAVDPVWAARTQPATTVLQGNLDPLALVAGGPALDEAVARILEAVRGRPHIFNLGHGILPETPIAHVERLVSLVRAASA; encoded by the coding sequence TTGCCAGTGACAACGTCCAAGACGTCGCCGAGGTTCCTGAGAGCGCTTGCGGGCGAGCCAGTGTGGCCGCCGCCGCTGTGGCTGATGCGGCAGGCTGGGCGCTATCTGCCGGAGTACCGGCAGATCCGCTCGCAGGCCGCCTCCTTCCTCGAGTTCTGCTACTCGCCGAAGGCCACGGTCGAGGCCACGCTGCAGCCGATCCGCCGGTTCGGGTTCGATGCGGCGATCCTGTTCTCGGACATTCTCGTCATTCCGGACGCCCTCGGGCAGCGCGTCAGCTTCGAGAGCGGCGAAGGCCCTCGGCTCACGCCGATCAACGATGCGCGCGCCGTTGCCGCCCTGCGCGAGAAGATCGACCTCGATCACCTGGCACCGGTGCTGGAGACCGTCGCCCGGCTCAAGCAGGACCTCCCGCGCGACACCCCGCTGATCGGCTTCTGCGGCGCGCCCTGGACCGTGGCGAGCTACATGATCGCCGGCAAGGGCACGCCCGACCAAGCGCCGGCACGGCTCTTCGCCTATCGCGAGCCCGCTCTCTTCCAGCGCGTGATCGACAAGCTGGTCGAGGCGTCGATCGTCTATCTCGGCAAGCAGGTCGAAGCCGGCGTCGATGCGGTGCAGATCTTCGACACCTGGGCCGGCGTGCTGCCGACTGGCGCCTTCGAGCGCTGGTGCGTCGAGCCGATCGCCGCCATCGTGAGGGGGCTCCGCGCGAAGCACCCGACAATCCCGATCATCGTTTTCGCGCGTGGGGCGGGCCCGCGGCTCGTCGGGCTCGAGACCGCGACGGGGGCGAACGCGCTTGGCATCGACACCGCGGTCGATCCTGTCTGGGCGGCGCGGACGCAGCCGGCGACGACCGTGCTGCAGGGCAACCTCGATCCGCTCGCGCTCGTCGCAGGCGGCCCGGCGCTCGACGAGGCGGTGGCGCGGATACTCGAGGCCGTCCGCGGCCGGCCGCACATCTTCAACCTCGGCCACGGCATTTTGCCGGAGACGCCGATCGCCCACGTCGAGCGGCTGGTGAGCCTGGTGCGGGCCGCCTCGGCTTAG